In Bos mutus isolate GX-2022 unplaced genomic scaffold, NWIPB_WYAK_1.1 CTG207, whole genome shotgun sequence, the genomic stretch CCAGAGCTGTGGTGACGAGCCCTCATGGGCGGGGGGTCCAGGAGGCCCAAGACCCCAGGGGAACTGGGCCCTAGAGCTGTGGTGATGAGCCCCCACAGGCAGGGTGTCCAGGAGGCCCCCAGACCACAGGGGAACTGGGCCCTAGAGCTGTGATGATGAGCCCCCATGGGCAGGGTGTCCAGGAGGCCCCCAGACCCCAGGGGAGCAGGATCCCAGAGCTGTGGTGACGAGCCCTCATGGGCGGGGGGTCCAGGAGGCCCCAGACCCCAGGGGAACTGGGCCCTGGAGCTGTGGTGATGAGCCCCCACAGGCAAAGGGTCCAGGAGGCCCCCAGACCACAGGGGAACTGGGCCCCAGAGTTGTGGTGATGAGCCCCCATGGGCAGGGGGTCCAGGAGGCCCCCAGACCCCAGGGGAGCAGGGTCTCAGAGCTGTGGTGACGAGCCCCACAGGTGGGGGGTCCAGGAGGCCCCCAGACCTCAAGGGAACCAGGCCCCAGAGCTGTGGTGATGAGCCCCCATGGGCGGGGTGTCCAGGAGGCCCCCAGACCCCAGGGGAGCAGGGTCCCAGAGCTGTGGTGATGAGCCCCACAGGTGGGGTGTCCAGGAGGCCCCCAGACCCCAGGGGAACCAGGCCCCAGAGCTGTGGTGATGAGCCCCCATGGATAGGGGGTCCAGGAGGCCCCCAGACCCCAGGGGAGCAGGGTCCCAGAGCTGTGGTGATGAGCCCCACAGGTGGGGGGTCCAGGAGGCCCCCAGACCCCAGGGAACCAGGCCCCGGGGCTGTGGTGATGAGCCCTACAGGCTGGGGGTCCAGGAGGCCCCCGGGGTGGAGACACCCCCCGCTGGGATGCTGGGGGCTCAAGAAGGTGAGCCTGCGAGGCAGCGGCATGCGGATTGCGAGTTTCTCGCGACACCGTCCTGCACGTGTGTCTCCAGCAGAGTTGGCATCTCTGGTGGGCACAGGTGACTCCTGTCAAGGCTTCGAGGgatccctccctgcctccttatTCACAGAAAGTGAGGCAGCCCAGGGGCTGCCCGTCCCAGTCCTGCCAGGAGCCGCGCAGGCCGTGGGCACGGCCGGTGCCAGTCAGCCCAGCAGCAGCCTGTCTGGGGTTCAGCAGCGCCCCCACTCTCTGACGCAGGGGCCGCGGCCTGGGCTTCTGACTGAAAGAAGCACCTGGGCCCTCGGGCGCCCTGGGCCCTGGCCCAGCAGAGACCTCCCTGAGGGGAGCAGGCCGCATCCTCGGGGCTCTTCCCATCTCAGTGTGAAGCCATCGGGAGAGTGTCTGTGTCTCACGCCATCAGAGCCACATTTATTCACAGtgacttctgttcttttccttgaATTGTTCAGGTTGTTCCAAGTTGTTGGGAAAATAGACGACACGCTTGCCCTGCTCAACCTGGTGAGTCTTTCCTTCGGTTCCTGGGTTAGAGCTCCACCCTCCAGGAGCCAGGGCCGGTGGTCAGCCCTGGGTGTGCAGGGCTGGCCCCACGGCCGCCCTCAGCCACACCCACTCCCTCCCAGGCCTGCATGATGACCATCACCTTCCTGCCGTTCACCGTGAGTCACAGGGGCTTCCGGCCCCACTTCCACCCCGGGCCCAGCCGCCCTCCACTGACCCCAGAACACGCCCTCCTAAAGCTCTCAGACTCGTGGGCAGTCGGCCTGGACCATGTGGTTGCAGAGGTTTCCGGGAGCCGGCCAGTTCCCGTCACGGGGCgcgggttggggtgggggtggggagacgcCGGCCCAGCCCCCGGAGCCCCCGGCCTCCTGGCCGAGCTGGGCTCATCCCTGCAGGTGACCCACCATCTGCTCACCCAGCAGCTCCTGGATTCGGAGGGAGGGCCATGCTCTGAGCGCAGTGCGTCACAGAGGGTTGGGGTCTGGGGAGCCTTTATGAGCCTGAAAACCTTCAGCTTTAAAGGCTTCAAGCTTCGGCCCAAGGGCTCCTGTAGCAGAGACGctcccttccctgatggctccgcAGTGGCCCAGGCATGGCCCAGCGGACTCGCGGGGGCCCTGATATGGGTTTTTCTGGCTGCAGTTTTCCTTGATGGTGACCTTCCCCGAGGTGCCTCTGGGCATCTTCCTGTTCTGCATGTGTGTGATCGCCATTGGGGCCGTGCAGGTAGGATGCGTGCCTTCTGTGTCTCAGGGCACAGCTGTGGCATGGGCTCAGGCCCCACTGAGGGGCCGTGCACACCGTGGGCTCGGGCCGCCCACTGAGGGGCCTGTGCAGACCGTGGGCTCGGGCCCCGCTGAGGGGCCGTGCAGACCGTGGGCTCGGGCCCCGCTGAGGGGCCGTGCAGACCGTGGGCTCGGGCCCCGCTGAGGGGCCGTGCACACTGTGGGCTCGGGCCCCGCTGAGGGGCCGTGCAGACCGTGGGCTCGGGCCCCGCTGAGGGGCTGTGCAGACCGTGTGCTCGAGCCGCCCGCTGAGGGGCCTGTGCAGACCACGGGCTCGGGCCACCTGCTGAGGGGCTGTGCAGACCGTACCTGCCAGGGCGCGCCTGCCCCAGGCACCCGCTTGGGGCCCGAGCCCCCGTCCTGATgtggacagagaatgagatggggcCCGGTGCCCTCAGGCTGGGCTGAGACCCCATGCCCGCCCAAGCAGCGCGAGGGTCCCACTGCCCTCACCCCCGGCCCTCCTGTGGCGCCCGCGTGAGCCCACCTGTAGCTGCAGCGTTTCCCACAGGCGCTGATCGTGCTCTACGCCTTCCACTTCCCGCACCTCCTAAGCCCCCAGATCGAGCGCTCTGCCCACCGCGGCCTCTACCGGCAGCGCGTCCTGGGCATCATCGTGCGGGGCCCCGCGCTCTGCCTGGCCGCCGCCGGCTTCTCCCTCTTCTTCTACCCCGCGGTGAGTCCAGCGCCTGCCCAGCGCCACCACAGCGCAAACCAGCGGGCCCGGGATGGTGGCCCTCTACACGCGTGTGGGGCTGTGACCCACTGAGAGAGGAAGTGTGGAAAGACCTTCTGAGCCAGGAAGGACAGAAGTGGAGGAAAGGGAGCTGCAGGCACGGTGGGCTGGCCCCACAGAGTGCCGGGAGACGGAGCGTAGGGAGACGCCTGATTCTGTCCTGGCTGAGCTGCAGCTGGAGACGCTTCACTTACACGGGTGGGAATATAAGCCCCACCAGCGGCGACTCAGGGCAGCTCCTGCCTTTACCTGCTCTCTGGTGAAGCAGAGTGAACCCTTAAACCCAAGCATCACAAGAAGTGTGAAGGAGTGCATTTTAACTGTCTAGTAAATGTTTCAAGAGAATTCCAAATTTaaaatagactaaaaaaaaataaaataaaatagactggCAAGGGCCGCAGAGCCACAGCCTGGAGGgtggagctgggggctgggcccAGGGTCCAGGGTCCCCGGCTCAGGCCAcgggtggggcaggggagatgACGTGTCCCCTCACCATGTGGGGGCTGCACCTCCCAGTGGCCCCCACTCCTGCTGGTCAGGGGCCAGGCGCAGTGACCCTGACCGTGGCCTTTAGTGGGCGctccccatggacagggcaggCCAGCAGGGGTGAAGCTCAGAGACAGAGGGCAGGACTGGGGTTTGCAGTGTCCGCGCTGCAGGTCAGTCAGCCCCTGGCTTGGCTGGGCTCAGGCAGTGGAGGTTGTCGTGTGGAGGACAGAGGGCCCAGCCGGTGTGGAATGAGCAGCCTGGGTGAGGATCAGGCAGAGCGGAGGCCCCTGGGCGGGCACTGTGGGTGCCATGAGGCGCCTGGGCAGGGAGGTGACTGGACCCTTGCGTGGTAACAGCAAGGGGGGGTGGGCACTGGGCTGCCACAAAGCGGGGAGGGTCTTCGTGGGGCTGGGGCCCAGGTCGCCCCTCCGCCATGTCCCACCTTCCTGCAGCGGGGGTCTGGCCCCTCATCCCCTCACCCACTTGCCTGGGGCGCCTGCCCATCACCACCTGGGAGAGCCCCCTGCCCAGCGCCCCCACAGCTCCCAGGAGCCCTCGGCCATCCTCCAGGCGTGctcaccgccccccgccccaatcCAGGATGCTGTCCTGGGCCCACCTTCTGGTCCCCACAGCTCCCCAGGAGCCCTCGGCCATCCTCCAGGCGTGctcaccgccccccgccccaatcCAGGATGCTGTCCTGGGCCCACCTTCCAGTCCCCACCACGGTTGCTGTGAGCCCTCGGCCATCCTCCCAGGCACTCACCgcaccaccccccaaccccgatCCAGGATGCTGTCCTGGGCCCACCTTCCAGTTCCCAGCACGGTCACTTCCCTGGCCCATCATCCCCACCTCCGTCTGGCCCGTCTCCCCCAGTGCTGACGCTCGGGCCCAGGGCCTGCTCCTCCCATGGGCTAACACCCCTTGGCCCtgggcagcccccaccccacacccagctCAGGTTCTGCTCGGCCTGCTGtttcacgcacacacacacacacgcgcccTGATCCTGCCGTGGTCGTGCTCCCCCGGGCCCCAGCACTCCCCTGAAGCGCTCTCTCTGCACAGTCATACCTGCTGATGGCCATGGTCATTGTCCTGCCCCACGTGAGCAAGGCCGCTGGCTGGTGCAGAGCCCAGCTTGTGGGTAGGTGCCTGGTGGGACTGTCCTGGGGGGGTTCGGGGCTGCTGCCAGGGCCCGCGGAGCATGGGCCGGGCGTCCCTGCAGGGCCCCCTGCTGGCCCAAATCGCTGAGGGCTTGGCCACCCCTCCCCGGCCCGCCACAGGCCCCAGAGAGCCCCCGGCTCACAGCGTGGAGGTCTTCACCTTTGACCTGCACGAGCCGCTCAGCAAGGAGCGGGTGGAGGCCTTCAGTGACGGGGTCTACGCCATCGTGGCCACTCTGCTCATCCTGGACATCTGGTGAGAGCCGTGGGCCACCCTCCCAAGGGGCTCCCACCCGAGGGCCCCAGACAGGGCCGGTTCCCCCCCGGAGCTGCGGGCGGCGGGCAGCTGCGGCGGGTGGCGGGCGGCCCCCAGCTTTCTGTCCCCTGCTCTGCCGCTTGGCCAGGCAGCCTCTGTGTCTGTCAGAGTTCCAGCCTCAGTTGTCGTATCTCCGTTTCTAAGTGTTTTATCTACTCCTTTTTCAAATCTTCCATcctttttaaagcctttttttgTTCCTCGGCCATATTTCAGtacattcatattttattaacatttaaacaCTCTGATTTTATGTTCTGTATCTGATCATGTGAAGTCTTGATGCTCCTAAGCTTCTCTGACTAGATTTTTCTTACTGTGacttgtgaatttttaaaaattaggagcaAATGTCCATGGGCACAAATCTCTGAGGCTCAGACTGAGGTTCTGCCCTGAGCCAGAGCCCTGCCCGCCTCGTCCCTGCTGGGTGGCAGTGAGGGGCAGCTGTGGCTGGGCGCCCCATGGGTCAGGGTTCCTTTCTCCCCCTAGAGGCACAGCCCGAGAACCCAGACGGGGGTCCCTGGGAGCCCCCAGGCTCTgtctcctgcccccacccacacCAGCGTGCATGTGGCCACTGGGTTTGTCCAGGCTGTGGCTGTTGTCCACGACCTCCTGTGTGCCTGACTCTTCTTATAGTCAAGTTGGGCCCGGGCAAAGCCCCTAAGGCCTGCGGGGCCACGCCCCACGGATGGGTCCCTGCAGGGGGGTGGAGACCTCACAGCACCACCCGTGCATGCCAGAGGGGCTGCGGGCttggggcctggtgggcagggctgcgGTCAGCCTAGACAACAAAGGCTGCGGCTGAACTTGAACTTCAGGTGAACAGCACTGCGTGTGTCAACACAGATCCGCAAAAGCTCCGCATGTGCTGTTCATTCATCTAAAGTTCGAGTGTGCGGGGGGCGGCCGCGCTGACCGGATGCCAGAGGCGGGGCCCCCACAGATTGGTGTGTCTCTCCCCTCAGCGAGGACAACGTCCCGGACGCCAAGGACGTGAAGGAGAAGTTCCAGGGTAGCCTGGTGGCCGCGCTGGGCGAGTCTGGACCGCACTTCCTGGCCTACTTCGGCTCCTTCGCCACGGTGGGCCTGCTCTGGTTCGCCCACCACTCACTGTTCCTGCACATCCGCAGAGCCACGCAGCCCATGGGGCTGCTCAACACACTCTCGCTGGCCTTCGTGGGCGGCCTGCCCCTGGCCTACCAGCAGACGTCGGCCTTCACAAAGCAGCCCCGCGATGAGCTGGAGAGCGTGCGCATCAGCTGCGCCATCATCTTCCTGGCCAGCATCTTCCAGTTTGCCATCTGGACCACGGCGCTGCTGCAGGAGGGGGAGACGCTGCAGCCCTCGGCGCGCTTTGGGGGCCGCGAGCACGCGTTCATGTTCGCCAAGCTCGCCCTGTACCCCTGCGCCAGCCTGCTGGCCTTCGCCTGCACCTGCGTGCTGAGCAGCTTCAGCACGGCCATCTTCCACGCCATGCAGATCGCGGTGCCCTTCGCCTTCCTGCTGCTGCGGCTCCTGGTGCGCCTGGCGCTGGCCGGCCTGAGGGCCCTGCGGGGCCTGGTGGGGCCCGTGCTGGCGCGGCCGGCACCTGGGGCCGCAGACGAGGCCCAGTCCCCactgctccctgccccctgctagcgccgccccaccccgccccgcctcgAGGGCCTCGTGAAGATTCATGTTCTGCCTCAGACCCTCGGATTACTTCCACTTTGCAGAGAAGAGTCTCACGGCAGCTTCACTGTGTTGCTTGTGCCTGTTGTCTCCTCGAGCCAGCAGAGATGAGCCCCAGAGAGCTGGCAGGAGGCGGGGGCCCTGGGGCAGCGGGCCCAGGCCCTCCCAGGACTCAGTCCACACCCCAGTGCAAAGGCCCCAGCAGGCTGCCAGAGCACCCCCACGACTCGCCCCGGGCACAGCGACGCAGGAGACGGACAGCAGCAGGGCTGGATGCCCAGACTCTATTTGTCCAAAATATAAATTACAGTCACCTTCAAGGGGTAGATTACACACGAACGGGTGCAGAGCTCACACAGACTCAGACTCGTTTACACGCAGAGCACTCGTCCCCCCGAACGACAGTGACAGTTCCCATCAGTCGGTGCGGCTGCAAAGCAAAAGCTGATTCCACCCCCGGACGCAGGCCTGAGGGATGCACGCCGGGCACTGGAGGCCCGCAGCCCTCGTGGTGCCCGTGTCCGGGTAGCTTTGGCACGAGCTTGGCGGGTATAGGGCTGGGCGGGGCCGTGTCTGAGGTCGAGGCCAGTGTCAGGGCGAGGCTGCCACCCAGGGTGAAGGCCTGGCAGAGCCAGTGCCAAGGCAGAGGGACCGAACAGTCAGAAGAGGGGCCTCCAGACCCTCCTTCACAGCCTCGGGGTCCCCAGGCAGCTGGGCCAGGCTCCTCCAGGGCCGAGACAGGGCTCGGAGCCGCTGAACTCTGGGGCTCTGAGTGACCCGCCTGGCAGCCCATCTGCGTCCCCTGTCTCCATGTGGAGAAGCACAGAGATGAGTCTGCTCGGTGGACACAAAACCCGCGTGCTGACTGCTAACACGTGGGGGGCGAGGCGCTTTCCCCAGCCGATTAAAACTCTCCCGCCGCACACTCGCCTCACTTCCTCAGGGGTCCCAGCCAGGCCAGCTCCTGTTGCCTCCCGGGCACCACACACCTCCTGGGGGCCTGGCCCACCCAGCTTCCTCAGGGCCTGCCTCTCCCAGCCCAGTCATGCCAGGGTCCCCGCAGAACTCCAGACTGGGCCAGCCAGACACCACGTGGCCAGGGAAGCCAGTGGCTGGGGTGTCCCGTGACTGCGCTGGGCACCCCCAAGGCCCAGAGAGCCAGCTGCCCTGCAGGGGTGTCTCGGGTCACTGCTGAGGTCTGGTGCTGCCCAGCTCAGGGGCCCAGAGGTGGCAGAGGGGCCCCAGGGGGTGCGTGTCCTCCAAGACAGCGACTTGGGCCCCAGGGAGCCCCGCACCACCCACCCAGCAGTCTCCACGTGGCATGGGGAAGAGACAGGAAGGCCAGAGGCTAGGGCTGTGGGCACATCTGTCCGCCGCTGACCACTGCTCCAGGACACACCTCTACTTGGGGTCCCCCTCAGGGGCCGGCGCCCCATCTGCTCGTGCATCCTTGGCGGGCCCCGCCTTCCTGGGCTTCTGCTTCGCCTTCCTGAGCATGTGGACCTGTCCCAGGGCACACAGGGGCTGTCACAACCCAGGCCACCTGGCCACAGGTCCCAGAGCTGCCACCACCGTCTCAGCCAGTTTCACAGAAGGGGACAGAGTGGTGGCTAAGGGCTGGCCGCCTTATCCGGCCCCGTGACCTCTCAGGGTCAGAGAAGAACCAGCCATGGCTGGACTGCCCACCAGCCACAAGCCCTGTTCCCAACCCACCCTGATGTACCTTAGGGCCCGCAGCTGAGATGATCAGGTGCCCGGGAGCCTGGACCCAGGGTTCACCATCCACCTGCACGGGCGTGGCCTTGAGGAGAGTGACGCGGAAGTAGGACCCCTGGGCAATGCGGATGCCCGAGCGCAGGCCGCTCTGGACCTGGCCCTGGTGGAGGGGGACCAGGCTCAGCGGGCCGCAGGCGGCACCGAGGGCCTGGTCTCCAGCCCCCACGCTCCCCGTGTGCACCTCCCGGGCCTGGTCTCCCGGTCCCTACGCTCCCAGGGTGCACACCCCGGGCCACTGTCTCCATGCCCCCATGCTCCCCGTGTACACACCCCGGGACCCTGTCTCCAGTCCCCACGCTCCCTGTGTGCACACCCCAGGCCCCGGTCTCCCGGTCCCCACGCTCCCTGTGTGCACACCCCGGGACCCGGTCTCAACCCCACACTCACCATGTGCACAACGCCCGTCACCCCCACCACCTCCAGCAGCCCGTCGTCCATGCGCGGCTTCTCGAACCTCGAGTCGCTGTCGGAACCCCACAGGTCGGCCCCTGAGCCCCAGCTGCACGAGAGGGAGGGGCACAGAGGTCAGAGGGAGGCTGGACAGGAGGGCGGgggccagagcctgggagccctaTGTGTGGGGGGCATGCAGGTCAGAAGGAGGTtgggcaggagggcaggggccGCGTGGGCACCTGGGGATGTTGATGAAGATGAGCCCCTCGATGCTGGGCAGCTCCACCTCCTGCTGCTCCACCTGGAGCCGCAGGGCCCTGTGCAGGCTGCGGGAGTGGCTGATCTTCTGCAGCCCGACCCGCACATACACGCCCTTGTTGTGGAACCTGGCAGGGGACTCAGCGTCACAAGGGGCCCCAGCCCCCGGTCATAgctgctgagcccccaggaagTTCCGGGCAGCCCGCGCTGCCCTTGCACTAACCTGCTTGTGAACTTGCCGGGCTCCTCCTCCCGCGCCTGGTGGAAGTCCAGGCTCAGCTCTGCGTCGATGCCGATCCCACAGTAGTTACTCATCTGCACGATCTGGGGCCAGGACGTGTCTCCCTTGGCCCCTGTCGACCCCCAGGGGCTCCCAGCTTCCCGCAAGTCCAGCACCCATGACCCTGCTCTCAGCTGCCCATCCTGGGAACCGCACTCGCAGCGACACTGGGGCG encodes the following:
- the TMEM175 gene encoding endosomal/lysosomal proton channel TMEM175 isoform X3; this translates as MACLSAQLRLKSHQTYKEPPNPEGSSCSARCGGRANPINGLAVSCKADVAEGPADPSEAPAPGTPRWLRPVLLLGSTMSGPQAPEPTLEGQADASAGSPDEDAAEGIQHSHRMLSFSDALLSIIATVMEFDKSVQRLLATRIAVYLMTFLIVTVAWAAHTRLFQVVGKIDDTLALLNLACMMTITFLPFTFSLMVTFPEVPLGIFLFCMCVIAIGAVQALIVLYAFHFPHLLSPQIERSAHRGLYRQRVLGIIVRGPALCLAAAGFSLFFYPASYLLMAMVIVLPHVSKAAGWCRAQLVGPREPPAHSVEVFTFDLHEPLSKERVEAFSDGVYAIVATLLILDICEDNVPDAKDVKEKFQGSLVAALGESGPHFLAYFGSFATVGLLWFAHHSLFLHIRRATQPMGLLNTLSLAFVGGLPLAYQQTSAFTKQPRDELESVRISCAIIFLASIFQFAIWTTALLQEGETLQPSARFGGREHAFMFAKLALYPCASLLAFACTCVLSSFSTAIFHAMQIAVPFAFLLLRLLVRLALAGLRALRGLVGPVLARPAPGAADEAQSPLLPAPC
- the TMEM175 gene encoding endosomal/lysosomal proton channel TMEM175 isoform X2 is translated as MACLSAQLRLKSHQTYKEPPNPEGSSCSARCGGRANPINGLAVSCKADVAEGPADPSEAPAPGTPRWLRPVLLLGSTMSGPQAPEPTLEGQADASAGSPDEDAAEGIQHSHRMLSFSDALLSIIATVMILPVTHTEISPEQEFDKSVQRLLATRIAVYLMTFLIVTVAWAAHTRLFQVVGKIDDTLALLNLFSLMVTFPEVPLGIFLFCMCVIAIGAVQALIVLYAFHFPHLLSPQIERSAHRGLYRQRVLGIIVRGPALCLAAAGFSLFFYPASYLLMAMVIVLPHVSKAAGWCRAQLVGPREPPAHSVEVFTFDLHEPLSKERVEAFSDGVYAIVATLLILDICEDNVPDAKDVKEKFQGSLVAALGESGPHFLAYFGSFATVGLLWFAHHSLFLHIRRATQPMGLLNTLSLAFVGGLPLAYQQTSAFTKQPRDELESVRISCAIIFLASIFQFAIWTTALLQEGETLQPSARFGGREHAFMFAKLALYPCASLLAFACTCVLSSFSTAIFHAMQIAVPFAFLLLRLLVRLALAGLRALRGLVGPVLARPAPGAADEAQSPLLPAPC
- the TMEM175 gene encoding endosomal/lysosomal proton channel TMEM175 isoform X1, giving the protein MACLSAQLRLKSHQTYKEPPNPEGSSCSARCGGRANPINGLAVSCKADVAEGPADPSEAPAPGTPRWLRPVLLLGSTMSGPQAPEPTLEGQADASAGSPDEDAAEGIQHSHRMLSFSDALLSIIATVMILPVTHTEISPEQEFDKSVQRLLATRIAVYLMTFLIVTVAWAAHTRLFQVVGKIDDTLALLNLACMMTITFLPFTFSLMVTFPEVPLGIFLFCMCVIAIGAVQALIVLYAFHFPHLLSPQIERSAHRGLYRQRVLGIIVRGPALCLAAAGFSLFFYPASYLLMAMVIVLPHVSKAAGWCRAQLVGPREPPAHSVEVFTFDLHEPLSKERVEAFSDGVYAIVATLLILDICEDNVPDAKDVKEKFQGSLVAALGESGPHFLAYFGSFATVGLLWFAHHSLFLHIRRATQPMGLLNTLSLAFVGGLPLAYQQTSAFTKQPRDELESVRISCAIIFLASIFQFAIWTTALLQEGETLQPSARFGGREHAFMFAKLALYPCASLLAFACTCVLSSFSTAIFHAMQIAVPFAFLLLRLLVRLALAGLRALRGLVGPVLARPAPGAADEAQSPLLPAPC
- the TMEM175 gene encoding endosomal/lysosomal proton channel TMEM175 isoform X4, with the protein product MGPFLRVLTTEYDVCPLSGSTMSGPQAPEPTLEGQADASAGSPDEDAAEGIQHSHRMLSFSDALLSIIATVMILPVTHTEISPEQEFDKSVQRLLATRIAVYLMTFLIVTVAWAAHTRLFQVVGKIDDTLALLNLACMMTITFLPFTFSLMVTFPEVPLGIFLFCMCVIAIGAVQALIVLYAFHFPHLLSPQIERSAHRGLYRQRVLGIIVRGPALCLAAAGFSLFFYPASYLLMAMVIVLPHVSKAAGWCRAQLVGPREPPAHSVEVFTFDLHEPLSKERVEAFSDGVYAIVATLLILDICEDNVPDAKDVKEKFQGSLVAALGESGPHFLAYFGSFATVGLLWFAHHSLFLHIRRATQPMGLLNTLSLAFVGGLPLAYQQTSAFTKQPRDELESVRISCAIIFLASIFQFAIWTTALLQEGETLQPSARFGGREHAFMFAKLALYPCASLLAFACTCVLSSFSTAIFHAMQIAVPFAFLLLRLLVRLALAGLRALRGLVGPVLARPAPGAADEAQSPLLPAPC